Proteins from a single region of Hordeum vulgare subsp. vulgare chromosome 6H, MorexV3_pseudomolecules_assembly, whole genome shotgun sequence:
- the LOC123402931 gene encoding uncharacterized protein LOC123402931: protein MMMGFMGKRKELEQVVDGLCDFSLSGPAAKCRRLDPGLPPILEEEPPCPSIPYQHEMLGEEINSGVTVPIVEDMIEGAMPSLMSSEDKALVIYKPVNKPTLFGLSIANPSIIVSSDLIRGLKNQPFNQGNCHGLEDNSPERSNCLALVPWAPQQIAMPSDWSVSPPESTENVEEPMDADETEVISMDFEEAPQATPRGIDVENLHQWHQHCMNPPSLPNPSAPVMWSW, encoded by the exons ATGATGATGGGGTTCATGGGGAAGAGGAAGGAGCTGGAGCAGGTGGTCGACGGCCTCTGCGACTTCTCCCTCTCCGGCCCCGCCGCCAAGTGCCGCCGGCTG GACCCTGGTCTCCCACCTATTTTGGAAGAAGAACCACCGTGTCCTTCCATCCCATATCAACATGAGATGCTGGGAGAGGAGATCAACAGTGGTGTTACCGTGCCCATTGTGGAAGATATGATAGAAGGTGCCATGCCATCTCTTATGTCTAGCGAGGACAAGGCACTTGTTATATACAAGCCAGTAAACAAGCCTACCCTCTTTGGTCTCAGTATCGCAAACCCTTCAATCATAGTCAGTTCAGATTTGATACGTGGATTAAAGA ATCAACCTTTCAATCAGGGGAACTGTCATGGGCTGGAGGACAATTCTCCTGAGCGCAGCAATTGCTTGGCCTTAGTTCCTTGGGCGCCACAGCAGATTGCTATGCCATCTGATTGGTCCGTTTCCCCACCAGAAAGCACAGAAAATGTTGAAGAGCCAATGGACGCTGATGAGACAGAAGTTATTTCTATGGACTTTGAGGAAGCGCCTCAAGCAACTCCGAGAGGAATCGACGTGGAGAACCTTCACCAGTGGCACCAGCACTGCATGAACCCACCGTCGCTGCCGAACCCATCAGCGCCAGTCATGTGGTCGTGGTGA